In Devosia litorisediminis, one genomic interval encodes:
- the rpoZ gene encoding DNA-directed RNA polymerase subunit omega — MARVTVEDCIEKIDNRFDLVLMAAHRARMISSGAQITVSRDNDKNPVVALREIGDGAISPDDLREDLIHSLQKYVEVDEPESHAAPQIESASDDDSMSFDTMSEEELLRGIESLAPPERRDD, encoded by the coding sequence GTGGCCCGCGTCACCGTTGAAGACTGCATTGAAAAGATCGACAATCGCTTCGATCTCGTTCTCATGGCTGCGCATCGTGCGCGCATGATTTCGTCGGGGGCCCAGATCACCGTCTCGCGCGACAACGACAAAAACCCCGTTGTTGCGCTGCGTGAAATCGGCGACGGCGCCATCTCGCCTGATGATCTGCGTGAAGATCTGATCCACTCGCTTCAGAAATATGTCGAGGTCGACGAGCCTGAGAGCCATGCTGCGCCTCAGATCGAAAGCGCCAGCGACGATGATTCGATGAGCTTCGATACCATGAGCGAAGAAGAGCTGCTCCGTGGCATCGAAAGCCTCGCGCCGCCCGAGCGTCGCGACGACTGA
- a CDS encoding NYN domain-containing protein, whose protein sequence is MSIDPNEKIVLFIDGANLYATSKAIGIDIDYRRLLAEFKAKAFLLRANYYTALVEDQEYSSIRPLIDWLDYNGFTVVTKPAKEFTDATGRRKVKGNMDIELCVDALELAPHYDHMVLFSGDGDFTALVKSLQRMGKRVTVVSTLTSSTPMISDDLRRQADFFIDVADLAKAVGRPPVTRPVQVPMPADE, encoded by the coding sequence ATGAGCATCGACCCAAACGAAAAAATCGTCCTGTTTATCGATGGCGCCAATCTTTATGCGACATCGAAAGCGATTGGCATCGACATCGACTACCGGCGCTTGCTGGCCGAGTTCAAAGCCAAGGCGTTCCTGCTCCGCGCCAATTACTACACCGCGCTAGTTGAAGATCAGGAATATTCCTCAATCCGCCCGCTGATTGACTGGCTTGACTATAACGGCTTCACCGTGGTGACCAAGCCCGCCAAGGAATTCACCGACGCCACAGGCCGCCGCAAGGTCAAAGGCAATATGGATATCGAGCTGTGCGTGGACGCGCTCGAACTGGCCCCACACTACGATCACATGGTGCTGTTCTCTGGCGACGGCGACTTCACCGCTCTGGTTAAGTCGCTGCAGCGCATGGGCAAGCGGGTCACCGTGGTGTCCACACTGACCTCCTCGACCCCAATGATTTCGGACGATCTGCGGCGCCAGGCCGACTTTTTCATCGATGTGGCTGATCTGGCCAAGGCCGTCGGCCGCCCACCGGTAACGCGCCCGGTTCAGGTGCCCATGCCGGCCGACGAGTGA
- the smpB gene encoding SsrA-binding protein SmpB yields the protein MAPKNDKSKNGVISHGLVAENRRSRYDYAIGETMEAGIVLTGTEVKSLRLGKAQITESYASPEGGELWLINAHIPEYLQANRFNHEEKRRRKLLVSRKQLAHLDQEVSRAGNTIVPLKLFFNDQGFAKLLIGVGKGKKNYDKRETERNRDWNRDKSRIMKEGGRG from the coding sequence ATGGCTCCAAAGAACGATAAATCGAAAAACGGTGTGATCAGCCACGGTCTCGTGGCTGAAAACCGCCGTTCGCGCTATGACTACGCTATTGGCGAAACCATGGAGGCCGGCATTGTGTTGACCGGCACCGAGGTCAAGTCGCTGCGTCTGGGCAAGGCTCAGATCACCGAATCCTACGCCTCACCCGAGGGCGGGGAGTTATGGTTGATCAACGCGCATATCCCTGAATACCTGCAGGCGAACCGCTTCAATCACGAAGAAAAGCGCCGCAGAAAGCTGCTTGTCTCGCGCAAGCAGCTCGCTCATCTCGATCAGGAAGTTTCGCGCGCCGGCAACACCATCGTGCCGCTCAAGCTGTTCTTCAACGATCAGGGTTTTGCCAAGCTGCTTATTGGCGTGGGCAAGGGCAAGAAGAACTACGACAAGCGCGAAACCGAGCGCAATCGCGACTGGAATCGCGACAAATCCCGCATCATGAAAGAAGGCGGGCGCGGCTAG
- the dapA gene encoding 4-hydroxy-tetrahydrodipicolinate synthase: protein MLRGSIPALITPMRNGIVDEKAFASFVEWQIEQGSHGLVPVGTTGESPTVSHEEHRRVVEICVEVANKRVPVLAGAGSNATAEAVSLAKFAEATGADAVLSVVPYYNKPNQEGLFQHFSAVASAVGIPIILYSVPGRTIVDLTVDTIARLHEAHPNIIGVKDATGNLERTSMQRAKLGKDFILLSGDDMTSLAFNAYGGNGCISVTANVAPRMSSQMQELSLAGNFPDALAIHDKLVYLHRDLFMEPNPAPAKYVANRLNLCANEMRLPLVPISKSTQEAMDFAMAHAGLI from the coding sequence ATGCTGCGAGGATCGATACCGGCGCTCATCACTCCCATGCGTAATGGGATTGTCGATGAGAAAGCCTTCGCCAGCTTTGTCGAATGGCAGATCGAGCAGGGCAGTCACGGCTTGGTGCCAGTTGGCACGACCGGTGAAAGCCCGACCGTCAGCCATGAAGAGCATCGTCGCGTTGTCGAAATCTGCGTTGAAGTTGCCAATAAGCGTGTGCCTGTTCTTGCTGGCGCCGGCTCCAACGCAACCGCCGAAGCCGTCTCCTTGGCCAAGTTCGCAGAGGCGACCGGTGCGGACGCCGTGCTTTCCGTTGTGCCTTACTACAACAAGCCCAATCAGGAAGGCCTGTTTCAGCACTTTTCGGCTGTGGCCAGTGCGGTAGGGATTCCAATTATCCTGTACAGCGTACCCGGTCGCACGATTGTTGACCTGACCGTCGATACCATTGCCCGTCTGCACGAGGCTCATCCCAACATTATCGGCGTCAAGGATGCGACCGGTAATCTTGAACGCACCAGCATGCAGCGCGCCAAGTTGGGCAAGGACTTTATCCTGCTCTCTGGCGATGACATGACCTCGCTCGCCTTCAACGCCTATGGCGGCAATGGTTGTATCTCGGTGACCGCCAACGTGGCGCCCCGCATGAGTTCGCAGATGCAGGAATTGTCGCTCGCGGGTAATTTCCCCGATGCACTGGCGATCCATGACAAGCTCGTCTACCTGCACCGGGATCTGTTCATGGAGCCAAATCCGGCGCCCGCCAAGTACGTCGCCAACCGGCTGAACCTGTGCGCAAACGAAATGCGCCTGCCACTCGTACCCATTTCAAAGTCCACCCAGGAGGCCATGGACTTTGCAATGGCCCATGCAGGTCTTATCTAA
- a CDS encoding alpha/beta fold hydrolase — protein sequence MPRPRSIPDNHPAFADLPIIHVSVAGGVRAAVHVRGELSSQSLPIVCIPGYQRNMSDFTAFADDFGRLGNAAPVVLLDLPGRGRADNRQHAGDYSSLVDARDVAAVLAALGIERAVILGQGQGGQVAMALATAHPLLVAGTILLDSGPVTDSRGIVRLRSNLEHIEALRGAKSVAAGFRRVLGGDYPGLPVEQLDKLIGRSHYLDKRGRAQPLYDKRLMDALADINFDDVLTAQWPLFDALGCASLMLLRTQLTDQLRRETFDEMVRRRPDAVALTISGQGSPALFDQREEIEAVAKFVAKIGAVVKTRAA from the coding sequence ATGCCCCGCCCCAGAAGCATTCCTGACAATCACCCAGCCTTTGCCGACCTGCCAATCATCCATGTGTCCGTGGCTGGCGGTGTGCGGGCAGCGGTGCATGTGCGCGGCGAGCTTTCAAGCCAAAGCCTGCCGATCGTTTGCATTCCGGGCTATCAGCGCAATATGAGCGATTTCACCGCGTTCGCCGACGATTTCGGCCGCCTCGGCAATGCAGCGCCAGTGGTGCTGCTGGACCTGCCAGGGCGCGGACGGGCCGATAACCGCCAGCACGCTGGGGACTACAGTTCGCTGGTCGATGCGCGCGACGTGGCTGCAGTCCTGGCGGCGCTGGGCATTGAGCGCGCGGTGATCCTTGGACAGGGGCAAGGCGGACAGGTGGCCATGGCACTGGCCACGGCTCATCCACTGCTGGTGGCAGGCACGATATTGCTGGATTCCGGCCCCGTTACGGATTCGCGAGGCATAGTGCGGTTGCGCAGCAATCTTGAACATATCGAAGCCCTGCGCGGCGCCAAGTCGGTAGCGGCAGGATTTCGACGCGTTCTGGGCGGCGACTATCCAGGCCTGCCGGTCGAGCAGCTCGATAAGCTAATCGGGCGGAGCCACTATCTCGACAAACGCGGACGCGCCCAACCCCTTTATGACAAGCGCCTGATGGATGCTCTGGCCGACATCAACTTCGACGATGTGCTGACTGCGCAGTGGCCACTTTTCGACGCGCTTGGTTGCGCCTCCCTGATGCTGCTGCGTACCCAGTTGACCGACCAGTTGCGTCGCGAAACTTTTGACGAGATGGTGCGACGGCGCCCAGACGCTGTTGCGCTGACCATTTCGGGCCAAGGCTCTCCTGCCCTATTCGACCAACGCGAAGAAATTGAAGCGGTCGCCAAATTCGTCGCCAAAATTGGCGCTGTAGTGAAGACGCGTGCGGCCTAG